The following proteins come from a genomic window of Amaranthus tricolor cultivar Red isolate AtriRed21 chromosome 14, ASM2621246v1, whole genome shotgun sequence:
- the LOC130799245 gene encoding probable WRKY transcription factor 15: MSIEFHNKNDLQLNEVAQTALRHAHQYINTISDQNNLLETKIDEQSSRIANEAIDELKKFVSILEGFTPTRAMRLRRRVKQGPIPKIMGINPKEMVDVSMKNSYQLMSFSRVPTKGFDFTNVKTDGLMNRSYSNPMLCMEGSNTSSKQIIMQTSMSGILSFSEDVSTKCASTRTCHCSKKRKRREKRRIRVPAISDKIADIPADDYCWRKYGQKPIKGSPHPRSYYKCSTCKGCPARKQIERCLQDSTMLIVTYEGEHRKAGYVKRENDESKDKTYCSERMYDNMCTLMRGALPQPNSMTSSFYDTKNQIVRLGLPSERIDYCINGCMIYWGHTANARRCRTCLTTMWVRDDVGNRRIPRKQFIFSDRPMRITVVCVSSYGR, from the exons ATGAGCATAGAATTTCATaacaaaaatgatttacaactcAATGAAGTTGCACAAACAGCATTAAGACATGCCCATCAATATATCAACACAATTTCTGATCAAAACAACCTGCTCGAAACCAAAATCGATGAGCAGTCAAGCCGAATAGCCAATGAAGCGATCGATGAATTGAAGAAATTTGTGTCGATCCTAGAGGGTTTTACCCCAACAAGAGCAATGCGTTTGAGGAGACGGGTTAAACAAGGTCCTATACCCAAAATCATGGGCATAAACCCGAAAGAAATGGTTGATGTTTCGATGAAAAACTCTTACCAATTGATGTCTTTTAGTCGTGTTCCCACGAAGGGATTCGACTTCACGAATGTAAAAACCGATGGCTTGATGAATCGGTCGTATTCTAATCCTATGTTGTGCATGGAAGGATCAAATACAAGTAGTAAACAGATAATTATGCAGACTTCAATGTCAGGAATTTTGAGTTTTAGTGAGGATGTTAGCACAAAATGTGCTTCTACCAGGACTTGTCATTGCTCTAagaaaag gaaaagaagggaaaaaagaAGAATAAGAGTTCCAGCAATTAGTGATAAAATAGCTGATATACCTGCTGATGATTATTGTTGGAGAAAATATGGGCAGAAACCTATCAAAGGGTCTCCTCATCCAAG GAGTTACTACAAATGCAGCACGTGCAAGGGATGCCCTGCTAGAAAACAAATAGAGAGATGCTTGCAAGATTCAACTATGTTGATTGTTACATATGAAGGGGAACAT AGAAAAGCTGGTTACGTGAAAAG GGAAAATGACGAATCTAAAGACAAAACATATTGCTCGGAGAGGATGTATGACAATATGTGCACTTTGATGCGGGGGGCTTTACCTCAACCGAACTCGATGACATCTAGTTTTTACGacacaaaaaatcaaatagtgAGGCTTGGGTTGCCATCAGAGAGGATTGATTATTGCATTAATGGATGTATGATCTACTGGGGTCATACTGCTAATGCAAGACGTTGTCGTACATGTTTGACAACAATGTGGGTCAGAGACGATGTTGGAAATAGACGAATTCCAAGGAAACAATTTATATTTTCCGATAGGCCCATGCGTATAACGGTTGTATGCGTCTCGAGTTACGGCCGGTGA
- the LOC130799538 gene encoding uncharacterized protein LOC130799538 isoform X1: MFRQSDLDLNLVYNFGDPLKETLKQTMLNQELHFKLQQHSVLAIMQKPLELQLPADEYINQCVEGNVVVTSCLQESIQSRNSSQDKLGFCLEYPNLSLSIGRDACKINKEHISSWKGKNNFSSSFDIIDLEDANSSFPYYNANLGFTSSSATTSSCSRDKHKIDCFLKRGRQKLESFPQIDIWNGSYQYKPSKSFVDVDPSCQTRSLCDSGIYGHYKNFFLANHLSENKKFACKVNNWDLNVVQLEDPSYFSNDSMVMNSSITSLLPVLDRVCPKSKVSSFVDPASSREFTKMHKIHYQKEAGSRVYEGKMCYKEGKVVVGNGADISFVDLDSDSCEDLCSNRSDPNISSVGSLSKISNGLSCKMEVMDAVRVEANLDKSVEPFDQPNCSKLISSSESECMVDNHSSSTKTMQSCAGCDDIVAPYSGKDLRSSVSTESNIQCASRKKPEEVDGIVQTAAKLLVQMATEAETCCEDEMSRLASEKVQNQENELLIVEEDQPQCSSDSYEAIILKTDETSPNEYCSSSNALLVDESEKKDLKYKLKRGTRMRDFQKDILPSLSTLSRHEIREDVSIFEGIIRSREYKRIRAKMADKEGNWCTSTRNTRSRLNRRYYL, encoded by the exons ATGTTTCGCCAAAGTGATCTTGATCTAAATTTAGTTTACAATTTTGGTGATCCATTAAAGGAGACATTGAAGCAGACAATGCTCAACCAAGAGCTTCATTTCAAGCTGCAG CAGCACTCTGTCCTTGCTATTATGCAAAAACCTCTAGAACTCCAACTTCCTGCTGATGAGTACATTAACCAATGTGTTGAGGGAAATGTGGTAGTCACCAGTTGCTTACAAGAATCCATTCAGTCAAGGAATTCTTCTCAGGATAAACTTGGTTTTTGTCTTGAATATCCGAATCTTTCTTTGAGCATTGGACGAGATGCTTGCAAGATAAACAAAGAACACATATCATCCTGGAAGGGAAAGAATAATTTTTCATCCTCTTTCGACATCATTGATCTTGAAGATGCAAATTCGAGCTTTCCATACTATAATGCCAATCTTGGATTTACTTCAAGTTCTGCTACTACGAGTTCTTGTTCAAGAGACAAACACAAGATAGACTGCTTTTTGAAAAGAGGCAGGCAGAAGCTAGAAAGCTTTCCCCAAATCGACATTTGGAATGGCTCTTATCAATATAAACCAAGTAAATCTTTTGTAGATGTTGATCCAAGCTGTCAGACACGATCGCTTTGTGACTCAG GAATATATGGGCACTAcaaaaatttctttcttgctaATCACTTGAGTGAAAATAAGAAGTTTGCTTGTAAAGTAAATAATTGGGACCTTAATGTTGTGCAACTTGAGGACCCATCATACTTTTCAAATGACTCAATGGTGATGAATTCATCTATAACTAGCTTATTACCTGTGTTGGATAGAGTATGTCCCAAGTCGAAAGTAAGCTCTTTTGTCGACCCTGCTTCTTCAAGGGAATTCACGAAAATGCACAAGATTCATTACCAAAAAGAAGCGGGTTCTCGAGTATATGAAGGAAAAATGTGTTATAAGGAGGGTAAGGTTGTAGTAGGCAATGGAGCCGACATCAGCTTTGTTGATCTTGATTCTGATTCATGTGAAGATCTTTGCAGTAACAGATCTGATCCGAACATTTCGAGTGTGGGTTCATTGTCAAAAATTTCAAATGGTCTTTCATGCAAAATGGAAGTAATGGATGCAGTTCGAGTGGAAGCAAATTTGGACAAGAGTGTAGAACCCTTTGATCAGCCGAATTGCAGCAAGTTGATCAGCTCCTCTGAGTCTGAATGTATGGTTGATAACCATTCAAGCAGCACAAAGACCATGCAGTCTTGTGCTGGATGTGATGATATTGTAGCCCCATATTCAGGAAAGGACCTAAGATCTTCTGTCAGCACAGAATCGAATATTCAGTGCGCTAGTAGGAAAAAACCAGAAGAAGTTGATGGAATAGTTCAAACAGCTGCTAAATTACTTGTGCAAATGGCTACGGAAGCTGAAACTTGCTGTGAAGATGAAATGTCAAGACTGGCCTCGGAGAAGGTACAGAATCAAGAGAACGAATTACTGATCGTAGAAGAGGATCAGCCTCAGTGTTCTTCAGATTCTTATGAGGCGATAATACTGAAGACAGACGAGACTAGCCCTAATGAGTATTGTAGTTCCTCGAATGCACTTCTAGTGGACGAATCAGAGAAGAAGGATTTGAAGTATAAGCTAAAAAGGGGAACCCGAATGAGAGATTTTCAGAAAGACATACTGCCTAGCCTATCCACCTTATCAAGGCATGAAATCCGAGAAGATGTAAGCATTTTTGAAGGTATTATAAGATCCCGGGAATACAAAAGAATCAGGGCAAAAATGGCTGACAAAGAAGGCAATTGGTGTACGTCAACAAGGAACACGAGGTCAAGACTCAACAGAAGGTATTATCTTTGA
- the LOC130799538 gene encoding uncharacterized protein LOC130799538 isoform X2, protein MFRQSDLDLNLVYNFGDPLKETLKQTMLNQELHFKLQHSVLAIMQKPLELQLPADEYINQCVEGNVVVTSCLQESIQSRNSSQDKLGFCLEYPNLSLSIGRDACKINKEHISSWKGKNNFSSSFDIIDLEDANSSFPYYNANLGFTSSSATTSSCSRDKHKIDCFLKRGRQKLESFPQIDIWNGSYQYKPSKSFVDVDPSCQTRSLCDSGIYGHYKNFFLANHLSENKKFACKVNNWDLNVVQLEDPSYFSNDSMVMNSSITSLLPVLDRVCPKSKVSSFVDPASSREFTKMHKIHYQKEAGSRVYEGKMCYKEGKVVVGNGADISFVDLDSDSCEDLCSNRSDPNISSVGSLSKISNGLSCKMEVMDAVRVEANLDKSVEPFDQPNCSKLISSSESECMVDNHSSSTKTMQSCAGCDDIVAPYSGKDLRSSVSTESNIQCASRKKPEEVDGIVQTAAKLLVQMATEAETCCEDEMSRLASEKVQNQENELLIVEEDQPQCSSDSYEAIILKTDETSPNEYCSSSNALLVDESEKKDLKYKLKRGTRMRDFQKDILPSLSTLSRHEIREDVSIFEGIIRSREYKRIRAKMADKEGNWCTSTRNTRSRLNRRYYL, encoded by the exons ATGTTTCGCCAAAGTGATCTTGATCTAAATTTAGTTTACAATTTTGGTGATCCATTAAAGGAGACATTGAAGCAGACAATGCTCAACCAAGAGCTTCATTTCAAGCTGCAG CACTCTGTCCTTGCTATTATGCAAAAACCTCTAGAACTCCAACTTCCTGCTGATGAGTACATTAACCAATGTGTTGAGGGAAATGTGGTAGTCACCAGTTGCTTACAAGAATCCATTCAGTCAAGGAATTCTTCTCAGGATAAACTTGGTTTTTGTCTTGAATATCCGAATCTTTCTTTGAGCATTGGACGAGATGCTTGCAAGATAAACAAAGAACACATATCATCCTGGAAGGGAAAGAATAATTTTTCATCCTCTTTCGACATCATTGATCTTGAAGATGCAAATTCGAGCTTTCCATACTATAATGCCAATCTTGGATTTACTTCAAGTTCTGCTACTACGAGTTCTTGTTCAAGAGACAAACACAAGATAGACTGCTTTTTGAAAAGAGGCAGGCAGAAGCTAGAAAGCTTTCCCCAAATCGACATTTGGAATGGCTCTTATCAATATAAACCAAGTAAATCTTTTGTAGATGTTGATCCAAGCTGTCAGACACGATCGCTTTGTGACTCAG GAATATATGGGCACTAcaaaaatttctttcttgctaATCACTTGAGTGAAAATAAGAAGTTTGCTTGTAAAGTAAATAATTGGGACCTTAATGTTGTGCAACTTGAGGACCCATCATACTTTTCAAATGACTCAATGGTGATGAATTCATCTATAACTAGCTTATTACCTGTGTTGGATAGAGTATGTCCCAAGTCGAAAGTAAGCTCTTTTGTCGACCCTGCTTCTTCAAGGGAATTCACGAAAATGCACAAGATTCATTACCAAAAAGAAGCGGGTTCTCGAGTATATGAAGGAAAAATGTGTTATAAGGAGGGTAAGGTTGTAGTAGGCAATGGAGCCGACATCAGCTTTGTTGATCTTGATTCTGATTCATGTGAAGATCTTTGCAGTAACAGATCTGATCCGAACATTTCGAGTGTGGGTTCATTGTCAAAAATTTCAAATGGTCTTTCATGCAAAATGGAAGTAATGGATGCAGTTCGAGTGGAAGCAAATTTGGACAAGAGTGTAGAACCCTTTGATCAGCCGAATTGCAGCAAGTTGATCAGCTCCTCTGAGTCTGAATGTATGGTTGATAACCATTCAAGCAGCACAAAGACCATGCAGTCTTGTGCTGGATGTGATGATATTGTAGCCCCATATTCAGGAAAGGACCTAAGATCTTCTGTCAGCACAGAATCGAATATTCAGTGCGCTAGTAGGAAAAAACCAGAAGAAGTTGATGGAATAGTTCAAACAGCTGCTAAATTACTTGTGCAAATGGCTACGGAAGCTGAAACTTGCTGTGAAGATGAAATGTCAAGACTGGCCTCGGAGAAGGTACAGAATCAAGAGAACGAATTACTGATCGTAGAAGAGGATCAGCCTCAGTGTTCTTCAGATTCTTATGAGGCGATAATACTGAAGACAGACGAGACTAGCCCTAATGAGTATTGTAGTTCCTCGAATGCACTTCTAGTGGACGAATCAGAGAAGAAGGATTTGAAGTATAAGCTAAAAAGGGGAACCCGAATGAGAGATTTTCAGAAAGACATACTGCCTAGCCTATCCACCTTATCAAGGCATGAAATCCGAGAAGATGTAAGCATTTTTGAAGGTATTATAAGATCCCGGGAATACAAAAGAATCAGGGCAAAAATGGCTGACAAAGAAGGCAATTGGTGTACGTCAACAAGGAACACGAGGTCAAGACTCAACAGAAGGTATTATCTTTGA
- the LOC130799538 gene encoding uncharacterized protein LOC130799538 isoform X3 has translation MQKPLELQLPADEYINQCVEGNVVVTSCLQESIQSRNSSQDKLGFCLEYPNLSLSIGRDACKINKEHISSWKGKNNFSSSFDIIDLEDANSSFPYYNANLGFTSSSATTSSCSRDKHKIDCFLKRGRQKLESFPQIDIWNGSYQYKPSKSFVDVDPSCQTRSLCDSGIYGHYKNFFLANHLSENKKFACKVNNWDLNVVQLEDPSYFSNDSMVMNSSITSLLPVLDRVCPKSKVSSFVDPASSREFTKMHKIHYQKEAGSRVYEGKMCYKEGKVVVGNGADISFVDLDSDSCEDLCSNRSDPNISSVGSLSKISNGLSCKMEVMDAVRVEANLDKSVEPFDQPNCSKLISSSESECMVDNHSSSTKTMQSCAGCDDIVAPYSGKDLRSSVSTESNIQCASRKKPEEVDGIVQTAAKLLVQMATEAETCCEDEMSRLASEKVQNQENELLIVEEDQPQCSSDSYEAIILKTDETSPNEYCSSSNALLVDESEKKDLKYKLKRGTRMRDFQKDILPSLSTLSRHEIREDVSIFEGIIRSREYKRIRAKMADKEGNWCTSTRNTRSRLNRRYYL, from the exons ATGCAAAAACCTCTAGAACTCCAACTTCCTGCTGATGAGTACATTAACCAATGTGTTGAGGGAAATGTGGTAGTCACCAGTTGCTTACAAGAATCCATTCAGTCAAGGAATTCTTCTCAGGATAAACTTGGTTTTTGTCTTGAATATCCGAATCTTTCTTTGAGCATTGGACGAGATGCTTGCAAGATAAACAAAGAACACATATCATCCTGGAAGGGAAAGAATAATTTTTCATCCTCTTTCGACATCATTGATCTTGAAGATGCAAATTCGAGCTTTCCATACTATAATGCCAATCTTGGATTTACTTCAAGTTCTGCTACTACGAGTTCTTGTTCAAGAGACAAACACAAGATAGACTGCTTTTTGAAAAGAGGCAGGCAGAAGCTAGAAAGCTTTCCCCAAATCGACATTTGGAATGGCTCTTATCAATATAAACCAAGTAAATCTTTTGTAGATGTTGATCCAAGCTGTCAGACACGATCGCTTTGTGACTCAG GAATATATGGGCACTAcaaaaatttctttcttgctaATCACTTGAGTGAAAATAAGAAGTTTGCTTGTAAAGTAAATAATTGGGACCTTAATGTTGTGCAACTTGAGGACCCATCATACTTTTCAAATGACTCAATGGTGATGAATTCATCTATAACTAGCTTATTACCTGTGTTGGATAGAGTATGTCCCAAGTCGAAAGTAAGCTCTTTTGTCGACCCTGCTTCTTCAAGGGAATTCACGAAAATGCACAAGATTCATTACCAAAAAGAAGCGGGTTCTCGAGTATATGAAGGAAAAATGTGTTATAAGGAGGGTAAGGTTGTAGTAGGCAATGGAGCCGACATCAGCTTTGTTGATCTTGATTCTGATTCATGTGAAGATCTTTGCAGTAACAGATCTGATCCGAACATTTCGAGTGTGGGTTCATTGTCAAAAATTTCAAATGGTCTTTCATGCAAAATGGAAGTAATGGATGCAGTTCGAGTGGAAGCAAATTTGGACAAGAGTGTAGAACCCTTTGATCAGCCGAATTGCAGCAAGTTGATCAGCTCCTCTGAGTCTGAATGTATGGTTGATAACCATTCAAGCAGCACAAAGACCATGCAGTCTTGTGCTGGATGTGATGATATTGTAGCCCCATATTCAGGAAAGGACCTAAGATCTTCTGTCAGCACAGAATCGAATATTCAGTGCGCTAGTAGGAAAAAACCAGAAGAAGTTGATGGAATAGTTCAAACAGCTGCTAAATTACTTGTGCAAATGGCTACGGAAGCTGAAACTTGCTGTGAAGATGAAATGTCAAGACTGGCCTCGGAGAAGGTACAGAATCAAGAGAACGAATTACTGATCGTAGAAGAGGATCAGCCTCAGTGTTCTTCAGATTCTTATGAGGCGATAATACTGAAGACAGACGAGACTAGCCCTAATGAGTATTGTAGTTCCTCGAATGCACTTCTAGTGGACGAATCAGAGAAGAAGGATTTGAAGTATAAGCTAAAAAGGGGAACCCGAATGAGAGATTTTCAGAAAGACATACTGCCTAGCCTATCCACCTTATCAAGGCATGAAATCCGAGAAGATGTAAGCATTTTTGAAGGTATTATAAGATCCCGGGAATACAAAAGAATCAGGGCAAAAATGGCTGACAAAGAAGGCAATTGGTGTACGTCAACAAGGAACACGAGGTCAAGACTCAACAGAAGGTATTATCTTTGA